The window ATTGGCGCTCCTCGATCACGAACTGGCCCGTCTGGACGCCCGGCGTCTGCAGTTGCTGAACCGCCGTGCCTGGCTGGTGAACGTGCTGCGCGCACCGGCCGGCCCGCCGCCCTTCCCGGCGCCCCCCGCCGGGCCCGTCCCGCCGCCGTCCACCGCGCCCGCACACGGTGTGCAGAACGTGCTGCTGGTCCTCGGCGGCCTGCTGCTCACCGTCGCGGCGATCGCGTTCACCCTGTTCAGCTGGGGCGAGATGGGCATCGCGGGCCGGTCGGCGGTGCTGGCGGCGGTGACCGCGGGCGCCGTGGTGGCGCCCGCCGTGCTGCTGGGCCGCCGGCTGCCCGCGACGGCCGAGTCGGTTGCCGCGCTCGCCCTCGTGCTGACGGCGCTGGACGCGTTCGCCCTGCACGCCGTCGCGGCGCCGGACACGGACGGGCTGGTGTTCGCGGCGGTCGCGTCCGCGGTGCTGGCCACGGCGTGGACGGCGTACGGGCTGCTGCTCGGGGGCCTTCGGGTACCGCTTCCCTCGGCCGTGGTGGCGGGGCAGTTGCCGCTGGTGCTGACGGCGTGGGCGGCGGGGGCCTCCGCGACCGGCTTCGGCTGGGCGCTCGCGGTGACGGCGGCGGCGAACGTCGCGGTGGCCCTGCGGGCCCGGGGCACCGCGGTGCGGATCACGGCGTGCGTCGGCGCGTGGCTCACGGGATCGCTCGCACTCGCGCTGGGGCTGGGGCTGTCCCTGACGTCGGACGGCGCCGTGGCGGCCGCGGGCGCGGGGGCGTTGCTGCTGGCCGGTGCGGCGGTGGCGCTCCTGGGGGCCTGGCGGGCGCCGAAGGGCATGGCATCGGCGGCGGGCGCCGTCGCCGGTCTCGCGGTGGTGGCCGCGGTCGGCGGCGTGGTGCGGACGCCGCTGCCGTGGGACTGGGCGGTCGTCGCGTACCTGGTGTGCGGAGCGGCGCCGGCGGTGGCGCTCCGGCTCCCGGTTCCGCGACCGGTGCTCCGGGGTCTGCTGGCAGCGTCGGCCGCGGTCGTGGCGGCCGCGGTGCTGTGGGCGTCGCCGGTGGTCGCCGCGGTGCTCCTGGGGCCGGTGTCGCTGCTGGGGGACGTATGGGCGGGGGCGCCGGAGGACTTCCGGGACGCGCTCGGGCCCTCTGCTCCCTGGCCCTGGTCGGCAGCCGTTCCCGTGGTGCTGGGGACCGCCGCGGCCCTGGCGGCCGCGCTGCACTCCCGGTGGCCGCGGGCCCTCCCCGGCAACGGCCTGCGGGCGGCGGCGGCGGCTTCGGCCTCGGTCCTCGGCTGGGCGGCGGTCCTGACGCTGCCTGCGGTGGCGGACGCCCCGTACGCGGTGGCCGTCGTCGTGGAGCTGTCGCTGACCGCGTCGTTGCTGGCCCTCGCGGTGCGGCGGACGGGTGCCCTCGCGGTGACCTGGCTCGTGTGCGCGCTGGCGGGTGCCGCGAGCACCGGACTCCTGGGCCTCGCCGCCGAACCCGCGACCCACGCGGTGTGCGGGACCCTGACGGTGCTCCTCGCGGCAGGCGCGGCCCGGTCCCGGGTCCCGGCCGTGCGGGCGCTGCTCGCCTGCGGCTCGGTGACGGCCGCGACGGCCGAGGCCGTCGCGGTGGGGGCTTCGCTGGGCTGGAGCGCCGCGCACACGGCTCCGCTGCTGCTCGTGGTGACGGCGGTGACGGTGTTCCTCGGGGGAAGGTTGCGCCACCCTGCGACGGCGGCGTCCGTGGAGGCTGCGGGGGCCTTCGGGGCGGTGGCGGCCGTGCTGCTCGCGCTGCCCGAGCCGCCGGTCCTGGCGCTGGTCCTCGGCCTGTGCGGGGTGCTGGCCGCCGCGACGGCGCTGCGGCCGGAGCGCCGGCCGGCGGCGGGGTACGTCGCGGCAGCCCTGTTCGTGTCCGCGGCGTGGGTGCGGCTGGCGGCGTCCGGGGTGTCGGACCCGGAGGCCTACACGCTCCCGGTGTCGGTGGCGGCGTTCGCGGTGGGGCATCTGCGCCGCCGCAGGGACCCTGCCGCCTCCTCCTGGGTGGCCTACGGCCCCGCCCTGTCCATGACGATGGTGCCGAGCCTCGTCGTGGCCTGGGCCGACCCGCACTGGCTGCGGCCCCTGCTGCTGGGGATCGCCGCGCTGGTGGTGACCCTGGCCGGGGCCCGCCGGCGACTGCAGGCGCCCCTGGTACTGGGCGGTGCGGTGCTGGCCCTGGACGGGCTGCACGAGCTCGCGCCGCACGTGGTGCAGGTCTTCGACGCGCTCCCCCGCTGGGCGCCCCCGGCGCTCGCCGGGCTGCTGCTGCTCGCCGTGGGCGCGACGTACGAACAGCGGCTGCGTGACGCGCGCCGGGTCAGGGAGAGTTTCGGCCGGATGCGGTGACGGGCGGAAGCGCCGTCGGGAGGGGAGCTGCACGGGGCTCCCCCTCCCGACGGCCGCCCGGGTACGCGGAAACACCGATGGCCCGGAAGCTCTTCAAGAGCTTCCGGGCCATCGGTTCCGGGTGGGCGATACTGGGTTCGAACCAGTGACCTCTTCGGTGTGAACGAAGCGCTCTCCCACTGAGCTAATCGCCCCGGCGCACGGCACACATTACCCCATGTCAGCGGCGCCTCAGGACCACCACGGGGTCACTGCTCGATCTTCCACGGCATCACGATGCCGAACTTCCAGACGTAGATCCCCACCAGCACCGCGATGATCACGAGCCCGACCACGGTCAGGACGATGTTGCGCCGGCGCACCTTGGGATCGAGGGCCCGCTGCGCGGCCTCGGTGACCTTGCGCCGGGTCCATCGCAGCACCAGCTGCGCCCACACGAACTCGGTCGCCCAGATCGCCATGCCGCCGAAGATCACCAGCCATCCGGGACCCGGCAGCGGCAGCATCACGATGCCCGCCCCGACGACGGCGAGGCCGACGACGAAGATCCCCACCTGCCAGCTCACGTGCAGCACCTTCGAGGCCCGGATGAACCCGGGCGCCCGCGACCCCAGCTCCCGCTGCGCCGCATGCCCGTCCCCCGCGCGCCCGTCCCCCGCAGCGGACCCGGCGGCCACCGTCGCGGCGGCCACTCCCCGCTCGTCACTCTCCGCGTTCATGGACCCCAACCTACCGGACCCGCTTCCGTCACTGGAATGGACGCATGACGCAAAGTTACACACCGCTGTACGAGCGACCCGAAGCGACACAAATAGGTCAGAGGGGTTTACAACGCCACCGTAGGTGGCATGTCGATTTCGCCGACGTGCGAATCCCCGAGCGCACACTGAGCGAAAGGCCCTGGCGCTTATGAACACCACGGTCAGCTGCGAGCTGCACCTGCGCCTCGTTGTGTCGAGCGAGTCCTCACTGCCTGTACCCGCGGGCCTGCGGTATGACACGGCCGATCCCTATGCCGTGCACGCCACCTTCCACACCGGAGCGGAGGAGACGGTCGAGTGGGTTTTCGCCCGTGACCTCCTTGCCGAGGGGCTGCACCGGCCCACCGGCACCGGAGACGTCCGCGTCTGGCCATCTCGTAGTCACGGTCAAGGCGTCGTCTGCATCGCACTGAGCTCCCCTGAGGGAGAAGCCCTGCTGGAGGCCCCGGCGAGGGCCCTGGAGTCGTTCCTGAAGAGGACCGACGCCGCGGTTCCGCCCGGCACCGAGCATCGTCACTTCGACCTCGACACGGAGCTCTCACACATCCTGGCCGAGAGCTGAGCCAGGCCGAGAGCTGCGGGACGCCGTCCGACTCGGGGCGACGGCGTCGCGCGGACAACTCCATACGCCTCACACCGGCGCCGTCGCCGCGGAACCCACCGCGGCGGCGGCGCCGGCGCGGTTCGGGCCGGGGCCGCCGACGGGCGCGGAGGGCTCCGGCGGCGTCGTACGCGGCCGACGGGCCGCCCCCGCTCCCGCGCGGGCAGGCACCGGGCCCTGGCGCCTCCCTGTGAGCCAGTAGAGTCAGCCCGCATCGGCGGGCACCCGTCCGCCGGAGGCCAGGGAGCGAAGCGTGCTGATCCCACACGACACCCGGATCGCCCTCGAAACGGTGGTCGATCTGGTGAACACCGCGCCGGAGGACGGCGCCGGCGACGGTCTCGCCGACGTCCCCGCCCTCTACGGTTTCGCGGAGCGGCACCGGATCAGCGGCGTCGGGGCCCTCGGCGACAGGGACCTGCGGGCCGTGCGGGACGTACGGGGCAGGTTCGCCGAGATATTCGCGGCGCCGGACGCCCGGACCGCCGCGGAGCTCGTCAACGGCCTGGTGGCCGCCGCGGGCACGACACCGCAGCTCACGAACCACGACGGCTACGACTGGCACGTCCACTACTTCGCACCGGACGCGTCGGTCGCGGACCACCTCGCGGCCGACTGCGGCATGGCACTGGCCTTCATCGTCGTCGCGGGCGAGCAGGAACGCCTGCGCCGCTGCGATGCCCCGGACTGCCGGGACGCGTTCGTCGACCTCTCGCGCAACCGCTCCCGCCGCTACTGCTCGAGCCGCACCTGCGGAAACCGGCTCCACGTCGCCGCCTACCGCGCCCGCCGCCGGGAAGCGGCGGGCTGACCGTCCTCGCGCGCCGGGGGTGTGAGCGGCCGCCGGCGGCCGCTCACAGCAGTAAGAGGTCGTGCAGGGCGGCCATGAGCAACAGGCCGCCGACCACCGTCAGGAAGATCATCAGGGGCGGCTGGGAAAGCGCGAAGAGACATCCACGCGGCTCTTCGGCACTGGGTGCGGGGGCTTCGCCCCGGGCTGTGTCCACCATCTCGCAGTGATCATGACGCAGCTCGGCACTCCGTACGTCAACAGGGCATCTTTCAGGGGAAGTTCGACCACTCCCGGATGAACGGCCCTCGCTCGCCCGTCCGAAATCCCGTCACGCATTCGCACCCGCGTGCCTCGCACCCCGCTCCGCCGGTGCTCCGCGGGCGGGCGGCCGCCCGGGTGTCAGCGCGGAGCGGCGCTGGAGGCGCGGACCACGAGTTCGGGCTGGAGCACCACGCTGCGGTGCCGGTGACTGCCGTCACCGTCGTCCGCCTCCTCCAGGAGGAGTTCGGCAGCCATCCTTCCCATGACCACGGCGGGCTGCCTGACCGAGGTGAGCGGCACGGCGGCGGCCGCGGCGAACTCGATGTCGTCGTATCCGACGATGGCCACGTCCTGCGGCACCCGCACCCCGGCGGCGTACAGCGCCTGCAGGACGCCGAGTGCGAGCAGATCGTTGGCGCAGAACACGGCGGTCGGCCGCGGGACGAGTCCGAGCAGCCTGGCCCCGGCGTCCCGCCCGGCCGCCACGTCGAGGCGGTCGGACTGGATCTCCACCAGGGCCTCGGGGCCGAGCCCGGCTTCCGCGAGAGCGGCGAGGGCCCCCTCGCGGCGGTCCCTGATCTGGTGCAGGTCGCCGGGTCCGCTGACGTAGGCGACGGACCTGTGACCCGCCGAGACGAGGTGCCCGACGGCCAGCAGTCCTCCGCGCACGTCGTCGACGGAGACGGCGCAGGTGTCGGTCGACGAGGCCACCCGGTCGACCAGGACGTAGGGGATCCGGTGGCGGGCGAAGGCTTCGAGACTGCCGCCGGTGGCGTCGGCCGGGGTGACCAGGACGCCGCACACCCGCTGTTCGGCGAAGAGGCCGAGGTACTCGGCCTCCTCCTCCGCGCTCTGGCCGCTGTTGCACACCATCACACCGAGGCCCGCGTCCCGCGCCGCGCGCTCGGCACCCCGGGCGATGTCGACGAAGAACGGGTTGCCCATGTCCAGCACCAGGAGCGCCATGATGCGGCTGCGGCCGGCCCTGAGCTGCCTGGCCGACTCACTGCGTACGTAGCCCAGCTCCTCGATGGCCGCGAGCACCCGGGCGCGGGTGTCGGGCAGCACCGCCTCGGGGCGGTTGATCACGTTGGAAACCGTGCCGACCGAGACTCCGGCCTGCCGGGCCACGTCCTTGATCCCTGCCACACGCCCCACTTGTCCTGCCCCACTGATGCGTTTCGCCGCCGCCCGGCGGCGCCGGTGACCGATGTGCCGTTTCCCGGCGCCCGACGGACGTCCGGCACAGCCGCCGCTCGGCAGAGCCATGACATCATCGGATTGAATTGTTTCAAATCGTCCCGGGACGCTAGCCGCATCACAGGATGACGTCAAGATCCGCTCGCCACGGCAACGAGCATCGCGACACGACCCGAATATACCGACGCGCGGAACGCGGGCCGACGACCGGCGTGCGCATGAATCGATTCATGTCATCGCCATGCCGACGGAACGTGCTTCGGCCGGGCCTCACACCCCTGTCAGAGGCCGTGCTTCTTCAGGATCGCCTCGATGTCGCTGAAGTCGTCGCCGGTCCCCTGCCCGGACTTCTTCCTCGAGCCGTCCCGCGTCCCGGCCGCCGTAGCTCCGCCGGACGTCAGCGGCCGCGAGGAGGCGGCCTGGGCGACCGCCCCGTCCCCCGGAGCCGCCTTCGCGGCCTTGCGCTCCTCGCGGGTCCGGCCGCCCCGGCGCTCCACGGCGCGCGTGAGCATGAAGAGCAGCCAGGCCAGGGCGAGCAGACCGAAGCCCAGCCAGACGGCCGGCTTGAAGACGACGTCCGTCAGCCAGTCGATGACCCCCGTCAGCACCAGCCCCACCGGCACCAGGGAGTACGCGGCGATCCGCGTGGCCGCGAGGAACCTCTTCCGGTACGCCGTGATCGCGGCGATGCCGAGACCGGCCGCCGACACCGCGGAACAGATGGTTTCGGCAAGCATCGCGGCCTCCAGCCCTCGGGAAACGTCCCTTCCATCCTGCACCGGCCACGGGCGACAGGGCCACGCCGCCGCCCCGTATCGGGGACATCTCAGGGCCGCGCTCCTCCTCAGGTCCCGATTGGGAAGCTCCGCCCCGGCCTGGGAGACTGCCCGCATGAGCGATTCCCCCTCCGCAGCGCCCGTCGTCCTCGACGTCTGGTGCGAGCTCGAGTGCCCAGACTGCCACCGGGCCCTCACCGACATCCACGCCCTGCGCGCACGCTACGGCGACCGGATGGCGATCCGGCTGCGCCACTTCCCGCTGGAGAAGCACAAGCACGCGTACGCGGCGGCTCAGGCAGCCGAGGAGGCCGTCGTCCAGGGCAAGGGGTGGCCGTACGTCGAGGCGGTGCTCGCCAGGACCGCCGGACTCACCACCGGCGGGGAGCCCCTGCTGCTCGATGTCGCGAACGAACTCGGTCTGGACGCGGAGGAGTTCGACACCGCGCTGATCGACGGGCGCCACCTGCTGATCGTCGACGCCGACCAGGCCGAGGGCAAGGCCATCGGCGTCACCGGAACCCCGACCTACGTGATCGGCGACGAGCGGCTCGACGGCGGGAAGAGCCAGGAGGGGCTGCGCGAGCGGATCGAGGAGATCGCCGACCGTCTGCTCGCCGGCCAGGGCTGACGCGGGGGCCCGCGCCCGTCAGAGCGCCTTGGCCAGGTTGTAACGGGTGGCCTCGTATCCCAGGGACTCGTACAGCCGCAGCGCGGGGGTGTTCGAGGCGAAGACGTGCAGGCCGAGACTTCCGAGGCCCGCGTCGAGGGTGATGGCCTCCGCAAGGTGCATCAGCGCCCTGCCGTAACCGCTCCCCCGGTGGGCCTCGCGCACCTCGACGTCGAAGACGTAACCGATGTCGTCGCCCTCCGTCTCCCGGTGGCGGGAGACCCAGACGTGGCCGAGGGTCTCGCGGTTCCGCACGAGGACGTGGATGTACATGTCCGGGGTGGCGAGGCCGGCCGGCAGGAGCCGGGCGTGGTCGGACTCCGACTTGTGCCGGGCCTGCTCCTCCGTCACGCCGCGCTCCACCCAGCTCCGCGCGTAGGTCTCGATGCTGGTCGAGGCCCACTCGGTGAACTCGGACTCCGTCATCGGGCGCCCGGCGAGCCCCTCCGGCAGTGCGGGGGCCGTCCTCCGCAGGGACTTGAGCATGTTGCGGCTGCGTTCGGTGTAGCCGAGCACGGCAGCCAGGCCCCGGGCGGCCTCGTTGCCGGCGGGGGCCACCAGACGGACCCGGGTGCACCCCCAGCCGCGCAGGACCTCCTCTGCGGCGAGCGCGGCGATGGTGCCGCGGCCCCGCCTGCGGGCCGCCTCGTCGATGCGCAGTGCGTGGATGACGCCCGCCGACGTCCCGAACTCCGGGTCGGTGGCGATGCCGACGGCACCGACGGGCCGCCCGTTGTCACACACGTCGTAGGTGCGTGCCCGTGCGCCGTCGGCGCCTTGCTCGATCGGCCCGGCGGGCCGGAGGGTCGTGGTCATCAGGGTGTTCTATCCGCTGGACGCCGGTCCGTCACCCCGTTTACGCAAGCGGTTCCGGGAGTCCGGCCCGCCCGCACGGGTCCCCGGGGTCCGCTCAGGGGTCGAGGTCGTCCGCCGCGCGCTCGTCGAAGATCCGCATCGCCTTGCAGGTCACCGGTCCCGGGGCTCCCGGCAGCTCCCGCCCGTCGATCCGGTGCACCGCCTGGATGTCCCGCAGCGAGGAGGTCAGGAAGATCTCGTCGGCCTCCTCCAGCACGTCGAGGGGGAGGTCCGTCTCGCGGGCGCCCGCCCACTCCACGACGAGGGCCCTGGTGATCCCGGCCAGGCAGCCCGAGGCGAGAGGAGGCGTGTGGATGCGGCCGTCGAGGACGACGAAGACGTTGGAGCCGGTGCCCTCGCAGAGCCGCCCCACCGTGTTGGGGAAGAGGGCCTCCGACGCGCCGTGCTCGTGGGCGCGCGCGAGGGCGACGACGTTCTCGGCGTACGAGGTGGTCTTCAGGCCGGTCACGGCGCCGCGCTCGTTGCGCGTCCAGGGGACGGTCACCACCGCGGTGCTGTCGGGGCGCCTGGCGGTCTCCCCCATCGCGACGACCAGCGTGGGGCCCGCGTCCCCCCGGTCGGAGCCGAGCGGGGAGAGCCCGCCGGTGTACGTGATCCTCAGCCGGCCGAGCTCCATCGGGTTGCCCTCGACGACGGCGGCGACCGCCCGGCGGACCTCTTCGTGGTCGGGCTCGGCCAGCCCCAGGCCCCTGGCCGAGCGGCTCAGGCGGTCGAGGTGCCGGGTGAGGGCGAAGGGCCGGCCCGCGGCCACCCGGACCGTCTCGAAGATGCCGTCCCCCACGGTCAGTCCGTGGTCGAGCACGGACAGCCTGGCGTCCTCGGCGTCCTTCAGTCCGCCGTCGGCCCAGATCCTCATCACGCGGTCCTCCCTGTCTCCTCGTGGACGCCCGACGCTACAGCGAGCAGCCGTGATGCCTTGAGTTCCGTCTCGG is drawn from Streptomyces sp. NBC_00178 and contains these coding sequences:
- a CDS encoding DsbA family protein produces the protein MSDSPSAAPVVLDVWCELECPDCHRALTDIHALRARYGDRMAIRLRHFPLEKHKHAYAAAQAAEEAVVQGKGWPYVEAVLARTAGLTTGGEPLLLDVANELGLDAEEFDTALIDGRHLLIVDADQAEGKAIGVTGTPTYVIGDERLDGGKSQEGLRERIEEIADRLLAGQG
- a CDS encoding CGNR zinc finger domain-containing protein; translation: MLIPHDTRIALETVVDLVNTAPEDGAGDGLADVPALYGFAERHRISGVGALGDRDLRAVRDVRGRFAEIFAAPDARTAAELVNGLVAAAGTTPQLTNHDGYDWHVHYFAPDASVADHLAADCGMALAFIVVAGEQERLRRCDAPDCRDAFVDLSRNRSRRYCSSRTCGNRLHVAAYRARRREAAG
- a CDS encoding aminotransferase class IV gives rise to the protein MRIWADGGLKDAEDARLSVLDHGLTVGDGIFETVRVAAGRPFALTRHLDRLSRSARGLGLAEPDHEEVRRAVAAVVEGNPMELGRLRITYTGGLSPLGSDRGDAGPTLVVAMGETARRPDSTAVVTVPWTRNERGAVTGLKTTSYAENVVALARAHEHGASEALFPNTVGRLCEGTGSNVFVVLDGRIHTPPLASGCLAGITRALVVEWAGARETDLPLDVLEEADEIFLTSSLRDIQAVHRIDGRELPGAPGPVTCKAMRIFDERAADDLDP
- a CDS encoding LacI family DNA-binding transcriptional regulator; the encoded protein is MAGIKDVARQAGVSVGTVSNVINRPEAVLPDTRARVLAAIEELGYVRSESARQLRAGRSRIMALLVLDMGNPFFVDIARGAERAARDAGLGVMVCNSGQSAEEEAEYLGLFAEQRVCGVLVTPADATGGSLEAFARHRIPYVLVDRVASSTDTCAVSVDDVRGGLLAVGHLVSAGHRSVAYVSGPGDLHQIRDRREGALAALAEAGLGPEALVEIQSDRLDVAAGRDAGARLLGLVPRPTAVFCANDLLALGVLQALYAAGVRVPQDVAIVGYDDIEFAAAAAVPLTSVRQPAVVMGRMAAELLLEEADDGDGSHRHRSVVLQPELVVRASSAAPR
- a CDS encoding TIGR02611 family protein, translating into MNAESDERGVAAATVAAGSAAGDGRAGDGHAAQRELGSRAPGFIRASKVLHVSWQVGIFVVGLAVVGAGIVMLPLPGPGWLVIFGGMAIWATEFVWAQLVLRWTRRKVTEAAQRALDPKVRRRNIVLTVVGLVIIAVLVGIYVWKFGIVMPWKIEQ
- a CDS encoding GNAT family N-acetyltransferase, which translates into the protein MTTTLRPAGPIEQGADGARARTYDVCDNGRPVGAVGIATDPEFGTSAGVIHALRIDEAARRRGRGTIAALAAEEVLRGWGCTRVRLVAPAGNEAARGLAAVLGYTERSRNMLKSLRRTAPALPEGLAGRPMTESEFTEWASTSIETYARSWVERGVTEEQARHKSESDHARLLPAGLATPDMYIHVLVRNRETLGHVWVSRHRETEGDDIGYVFDVEVREAHRGSGYGRALMHLAEAITLDAGLGSLGLHVFASNTPALRLYESLGYEATRYNLAKAL
- a CDS encoding SCO7613 C-terminal domain-containing membrane protein; amino-acid sequence: MTHVPPPAEELALLDHELARLDARRLQLLNRRAWLVNVLRAPAGPPPFPAPPAGPVPPPSTAPAHGVQNVLLVLGGLLLTVAAIAFTLFSWGEMGIAGRSAVLAAVTAGAVVAPAVLLGRRLPATAESVAALALVLTALDAFALHAVAAPDTDGLVFAAVASAVLATAWTAYGLLLGGLRVPLPSAVVAGQLPLVLTAWAAGASATGFGWALAVTAAANVAVALRARGTAVRITACVGAWLTGSLALALGLGLSLTSDGAVAAAGAGALLLAGAAVALLGAWRAPKGMASAAGAVAGLAVVAAVGGVVRTPLPWDWAVVAYLVCGAAPAVALRLPVPRPVLRGLLAASAAVVAAAVLWASPVVAAVLLGPVSLLGDVWAGAPEDFRDALGPSAPWPWSAAVPVVLGTAAALAAALHSRWPRALPGNGLRAAAAASASVLGWAAVLTLPAVADAPYAVAVVVELSLTASLLALAVRRTGALAVTWLVCALAGAASTGLLGLAAEPATHAVCGTLTVLLAAGAARSRVPAVRALLACGSVTAATAEAVAVGASLGWSAAHTAPLLLVVTAVTVFLGGRLRHPATAASVEAAGAFGAVAAVLLALPEPPVLALVLGLCGVLAAATALRPERRPAAGYVAAALFVSAAWVRLAASGVSDPEAYTLPVSVAAFAVGHLRRRRDPAASSWVAYGPALSMTMVPSLVVAWADPHWLRPLLLGIAALVVTLAGARRRLQAPLVLGGAVLALDGLHELAPHVVQVFDALPRWAPPALAGLLLLAVGATYEQRLRDARRVRESFGRMR
- a CDS encoding SsgA family sporulation/cell division regulator, whose product is MNTTVSCELHLRLVVSSESSLPVPAGLRYDTADPYAVHATFHTGAEETVEWVFARDLLAEGLHRPTGTGDVRVWPSRSHGQGVVCIALSSPEGEALLEAPARALESFLKRTDAAVPPGTEHRHFDLDTELSHILAES